In uncultured Ilyobacter sp., a genomic segment contains:
- a CDS encoding PTS sugar transporter subunit IIA yields the protein MGLEFMKVQILAIGMLILGAYAVGVLAKKLNIGETIGQIIGGMLIGPHFWFLVHEWVVKNEFVRSASFFNKMEELYSHGFESYSLVIEESHFFVFFFLGVIAFSLGEELHFDRLKKVGIKATVICGGQALLTWLSLSLVFWKVFHFTAINSLVVGSIGIATAPALTFVLMNKLKVEGKLKNLLANIVVLDDIIEVVFFSVFLGIAVMTMEGESLSIGHLAYEVVRELVFAFFIGWLIFILLKFTVKPGKVKSEEGLEVDVESFYGPMPSIELFFIVVGFVAVGSAAALHFHVPFLVTAVVAGALVSNYHFHAIFHSLQLSNIMPALNLFFFALIGASVKLETFSKETFIYVAGYLIVRGSAKFIGTWIGCYATKQEKEITNSLPKLMLPQAGMAAVETILVATVLKGHGGEMIFNTIIPALVIFEIGGAWLSERTLLKWKEYIKSIRSTSEKRSDHFSIEEILTGNVVELEAGNKEEAINNLAELIGKKGVVKDIHEVAHAIMAREKLASTSLGKGVAIPHCRTDEVSKTVCVCGLIKNPVEWDSPDGKPVDIVFLVITPKEKPQEYLKVVRSIITTIKKLDLDGRVNHDLLRNILLA from the coding sequence ATGGGATTAGAATTTATGAAAGTTCAGATACTGGCAATAGGTATGCTGATATTAGGAGCTTATGCAGTTGGAGTTCTTGCCAAAAAGCTAAATATAGGCGAGACGATTGGTCAGATAATAGGTGGAATGCTTATAGGGCCCCACTTTTGGTTTTTGGTTCATGAATGGGTAGTAAAAAATGAATTTGTAAGGTCGGCATCTTTTTTTAATAAAATGGAAGAACTTTACAGCCATGGGTTTGAAAGTTACTCTCTTGTTATAGAGGAAAGTCATTTTTTTGTCTTTTTCTTTTTGGGGGTAATAGCGTTTTCCCTTGGAGAGGAACTGCATTTTGACAGACTAAAAAAAGTGGGAATCAAGGCTACTGTAATCTGTGGGGGACAGGCACTACTTACATGGCTGTCGCTTTCTCTTGTTTTCTGGAAAGTGTTTCACTTCACAGCAATAAACTCCCTTGTGGTTGGATCTATAGGTATAGCAACTGCCCCTGCATTAACCTTTGTGTTGATGAACAAACTGAAAGTAGAAGGAAAACTGAAAAATTTACTGGCGAACATAGTGGTCTTGGATGACATCATTGAAGTTGTGTTTTTCTCGGTGTTTCTAGGGATAGCAGTTATGACTATGGAGGGGGAATCTCTTTCAATAGGTCATCTGGCTTATGAAGTAGTGAGGGAACTGGTCTTTGCATTCTTTATAGGTTGGCTTATCTTTATACTACTTAAGTTTACAGTAAAACCTGGAAAGGTAAAAAGTGAAGAAGGCCTTGAGGTAGATGTAGAAAGTTTTTACGGTCCTATGCCCTCTATTGAATTATTCTTTATTGTTGTTGGGTTTGTTGCAGTTGGATCTGCAGCGGCACTGCACTTTCATGTTCCATTTCTTGTTACTGCAGTTGTAGCAGGAGCGCTGGTATCAAATTACCACTTCCACGCAATATTTCATTCGCTGCAGCTTAGCAATATAATGCCAGCATTAAATCTTTTTTTCTTCGCCCTTATAGGTGCAAGTGTTAAACTAGAAACTTTCTCTAAGGAGACATTTATATATGTAGCAGGTTACCTCATTGTAAGGGGTTCGGCTAAATTTATAGGTACGTGGATAGGGTGCTATGCTACAAAGCAGGAAAAAGAGATAACAAACAGTCTACCAAAACTTATGCTGCCTCAGGCAGGAATGGCAGCGGTGGAAACTATTTTAGTTGCTACAGTACTAAAGGGGCACGGTGGAGAAATGATATTCAACACCATCATTCCGGCCCTGGTGATATTTGAAATCGGAGGAGCCTGGCTCTCAGAAAGAACACTGCTCAAATGGAAGGAATATATTAAAAGTATTCGAAGTACATCTGAAAAAAGGTCAGATCATTTTTCCATAGAAGAGATACTCACAGGAAATGTTGTAGAACTTGAAGCTGGGAATAAAGAGGAAGCCATAAATAATCTGGCAGAATTAATAGGAAAAAAAGGTGTTGTAAAAGATATTCATGAAGTCGCCCATGCAATAATGGCGAGGGAAAAGCTCGCAAGTACTTCTCTTGGAAAAGGGGTGGCGATACCCCACTGCAGAACAGACGAGGTCAGTAAGACTGTATGTGTATGTGGACTTATTAAAAATCCTGTTGAGTGGGATTCTCCAGATGGGAAGCCTGTAGATATAGTATTTCTTGTAATAACTCCAAAAGAGAAACCTCAGGAATATCTTAAAGTTGTAAGATCGATAATAACAACCATAAAAAAACTGGATTTGGACGGCAGAGTCAATCATGATCTCTTAAGAAATATCCTGTTGGCTTAA